The genomic stretch agcctagtggtagcagctgagcaatgggcgcccctggaggtcccttaacttggtcgttcacatagaacaagttcggacagtccgcaccaagcagaagggcaatgtccacatctggacggaaagcaggtatggcattctttaatcgtcgcaaatgtggatgagcctccacaacttctctagttacaatttgttttttgttccgagggatagaggaacactcaatgaggtctggtaactcgaacagtctcttctggtcacaagaggagacaacaaagccggatgctatgcgaccctgcaacttcttttttcctgcacacgtagtcatagtgtagtcgaccatcttggctttaaggtcaaacatgcggaagaactctggagtagccagggaggcgtcgctctgtgaatccagggccacatagagtctctttctaagccaagggctcttggctggatatacatccgctaggcagataggatgacaaactctgtactggtgcgagtcagaacacagctctgtacaggcgactgctgaaacctccacctgcatctctggtacgactggcttgtcggtgtcttcgactgctgacttttcttttggtgaaacgttccctttggggtgggagatgacactggagttgtgcattgcggtgcaatgcttgaggctgttgcatttctcacacttgacgttttctttgcagttggacgcaaagtgtggagttgctccacagcatctaaagcagattccctgcttttgaactagctgttgcctttctttgtatgactttctactaaactccctgcagttggccaagctgtgaggcttttggtggatagggcaaagcaactcttttacctccgacctgggttcattggccctgtgctgagtttcaacagccttaacactaaccggtcttttggcctctctggatggttttttctccactttaggtgccttctctggctgggtcccttggtataaggtggggaggcccgtctgcggatcattcctttctctggccgccctggtgatgaactggaccaaatgagaaaatggagggtatgcctgggagtgggcctccttgtagttgaagacctcctgtccccagcgttcttgcaaagtgaagggcagcttggtcaagatctgcctctgggacaggtgctgatcgaggcacttcaaaccgggcagttctggattctccttggccgactctaattccgtaaggagatcgctaaggtcccacaagagtttgaagtctttgagttttaaagctgggaacctttggagcttgtccataagagatgcttcaatctctgtgctggccccatacctctgctgcaacctggcccaggccttttccagggctttgtcgggatcggctacgtgggctgcgtagatcttcttaacttgtgaggatgaggctgggcccaaccatgcagccagaagagtcagttcttcctcaggcaataactttaagtctctgattgctctctggaaggtggccttccagagaagaaattcctcaggcttgtccgaaaacttttcgacacccttgtccttaagatctcttctggggcttctgatgatggagacaagctgggactctggcgtcgaagggaacaattgaggagtttgctgttgtggagtggactcccaccgtgcaccttgcgtcaacctttggcctcttggagggatgacatcgaccactgacgaatcggtggctccctgtgcagctgtctgtaagggccaactagcactcggccttgaggccctgattgactgacctagggatttagcaggaggcacaggtagctcgagcaagggtgagctccccgctatgacgctctgctctgcaggaaactcaaaagtgactttggggccctgctctgggtaaggagagaagtcttcctgttcctcatccgaaaactggctgtttaagctattaagatgcacaagcaccttggaagaagggtcctgcttcggcaactgacttacattttcttctgtgagtggctcaattagggccttggccaaagtctcagcccttacctttttggcagtagcatccatccttattctaagcatttctatttcaccttgcctttgggcctgatccatttgcatttcgctttgtctacgggcctgttctatttgcatttcgctttgtctacgggcctgttctatttgcatttcgctttgtctacgggcctgttctatttgcagtcgttgctcttcttctttaaagggaagggtgagatcagctgccttagcatcagcctccgcccccgctaccttgctctttagctctagacgtgcagcctccttaatgtgcaaggcagctagggaagagatggcactcccagcagcagaagacttgctagagtggctatgtttagatgatgcacactcccttagtttagatacctggctaaagcggttggacttaagactaagtgccacagcaggtgattttaaaagattggtctcatggctgcttaaggaagactgatttccttttggctcagaccttagattaacagatggagaactaaattccaaggcatctagaattgccctcaccttattttctttctcattagtgtcagctaagacactcactatttctaactctgaatccttggcgttaatgcgctcgaggacctggactatcttagacaccaaacccctccaaataccgaaggtctcttcaaggtctgtctgtaatatggatggcacccttgtaatacccaagctctcaattctgtccattaatgttgtgatgcgctcccatgccgaacctaacctcacatggaggagctccttttcgtctattagatgggctagcatcttggctgaagggtgctttatcctttggggcctttcattcctactttcagcctcagaaggaggtataccatctgtatcatcttgaaattgcatagacattatatattcttaatagcaagtaaatttacaacaaaggcaaatgcaatatacctgcaagtaaatttacaataaaagcaaattcaatatataatacaattcacagcacttaaccatagcaatatatatcactaagtaactatactttacaaagattgtgacctttggcgccagattttggtgggcaagttgcaaaatgccaactgacagcaacttgccacttgttacctcccttgcccgagtgacgtaaactgccaaaatggcgacttcgccaaattttcaagcacctcgtgctctgcggctcgaggcctgccgccgaaggagcaccgaggctggctttggaaaggaggagagaagagacgcctcctccccgctgtgaagggaggtcaccaccgcaggtcgatgaagcaggtcaccaccgcaggacgatgaggcaggtcaccgccgcaggtcaatgaggcaggtcaccaccgcaggacgatgaggcaggtcaccaccgcaggacgatgaggcaggtcaccaccgccggaccatgaggcaggtcaccaccgcaggacgatgaggcaggtcaccaccgccggaccatgaggcaggtcgaagccggccgagtgctccggccgaactcgcagcagcgttgccaggcctgtccaggttctagcctggttctggtgggcttcacgcctcagagccagccaaataactgtcgctggtgctccgcggctcgaggtctaccgccgagggagccctggacgttgctgggaactgcacagcctgtgcaaacccagaaagccactgggccacgtgcgcacacgcgagccaaatagcaaggaaatagagccccactatttgactccttcaggtctgagagcgggctccactgcctcagacgctggtagagtctttaggtatgcagactgagctcaggcggaaaagccgcagcctatactaaaacttcctaaactataaaaaactataaagccgtgcaagctagctgaagcggaaaaaccgctgatcgacctcaaaactgtgccgtccgccggacaataaaaaactataaaactgaaacgtgctgtcctttatccgggcgaactgcaaatccctataagctgtcctatagatattgaacgactgagtctggataacttcaaaaaaggatgtttattcatacaaggttgtaaacctggcacagatcttaaagttgcagaaaatgaaacaaatttctataggttttaggtacagaactatccctggttccagaaagcaaaggtgattataaaaccactataccctaatcacgctgcctatattagaaggagaaactctttccttccctatctttacagcaaagattagttctagaagcgacagaataaccctgctcctataactagatttcctattccagatcaatataattcaatacttatctaatttggataggcttagattggcctggttttgaggatgatttgtcccagttagccttgcacagctccagcacgttggaagactatagccagaatgaagctccaaaatggagactagaccctggtaaaaagggcggtcctaagatgttgcattctttgaccaatcactgcaaagaaaactgcagccagctcttgcagattccaagccatttttcctaggcttttgcagccagaggctcaaacaaaatgtaaaggagggaaaacaaacaaacgaccaataggtaaggcaaaccatcgtcctgggggacggaacaggggcAGGGGGCAAGGAAGAACTCTTGCTGTCCTCAAGATTGCtgagttttttgtttatttgcttatttCTCTGGATTTGGTGTCTGTTGTATAGATAAACAAactattttcctcctttttcaaaagtgtatatgtgtgtggatCCCTGCCCTTGAGTGCCATGGACCACTATCCTTCTGAGGCAATCTGCTTCAAGAGCAGAAATAGGGGGTTTTTTTAGAGTTGAGGGCTGGACATAGATTTTCTCTAGGGAGAACATCAGGCTTCATGGCCCCCAGAACTGGACTGAAATCTGAGGTGGAAACAGGAAATGGCCACCTGCAAGGTGAAGAAGGGCAGAGTAGCCTGCTCTGGCTCAGGATGCCAGGGTGGGAGAGGACCATGGGCATTGCCAAGCCCCGGGTCCACAGTGCAAATTTGGACACTGTGATCTGGGCCGAGGTTTCTCCTTGGTGAGTGCCAATGTGGTCAAGGGCAGCAGCCATTGAAGAAGGGaatgtggggtggggtggggtgggaagaCAGTCTTACTGCCAAAGAGCACAGATTTCCACTCCTTTTTCGAGGGAGTCTTCAAGGAGAGGGAAAAAACAGCCTTGTCGCTGTGGGGCCTTGAGAGAGGCACTGCTTTGGGTCGCACAATTCCCTCTGTGTCATCTGAGCACAGCAGCAGCCTGGTGCCAGAGATGGCAGCGACTGAGCTGGAGTTTCCACAGCTGTCTTCACCAGCTTCTCCAGGTGCAGGAATGCTTGCTTTGTAGAGAGCCTGGCTGCAGCTTTGCTGATAAAATAATCAGGAGGCCTTGAACAAAACAGAAGGAGGAAAAATAAGAGGAGAGCTCATGCAGCACTGCTGCTCATGGCACCATCTTGCCAATTTCTCTATAAATGCTCACAAATgctgtggcggggggggggggggggtactgccTCCATTGCTTGCTTGGCATTTGCGTTCTGGGTCTTCTGCTGCATTCCTTGGTGGGCTCTGCAGTGCTTTCAGGAAGGCAAGCCTGTGGCAAGCGCCACTCCCAGGGGCTGCCTGTCCATGAGGCTGTGCAGCGGACCAGAGGGTCCGGCGACATGTGAGATGGGGGGGATGGCGGTCCATGCATGTGCTTCAGCTGGAGATAGGGAGCCACAGCAAATGAGGTCCAGTTGGATTGTGTCCCCTGTTCCCTCGGCAAACCCTTCTTTTCATGGAATAGTGGGGGCTTCTTCAGCTTGGTTTGGGGACCTGGCAGCAGGGGACAGTAGGAGGCCACTCCCCTTGCTGGActgatactcccccccccccaaatgctggGCTATCATCAGAACTGGGGGGTTTCTGAGGCTGAGGAGACTCCCATATGCCAGTCTCCCTTACAGCCTTATGTGGCTGCCTGGGACACCAAAGCCAGAGGATTCCAGTGGCTGAAGACACCAGGAGGAGGGGAGGTGTGGTGGGCAGGGGCTGGTGCATGGCATTGCTGAAACACCAACGGCAACTGCAGTGTAGCTGTTCTTGCTCTGAGATGTCTCTAGAGACATGCAGAATAGAGGAAATGAGCTCCTTTAACAGCTCCTTTAATGGCTGGACAAGATGTTCAGAAGTTTTGTATCCCGTCAAGCTCTCTTGGttttgtgtgtatgagagagaattTAATTGAGGATTTAAAGGCCGGCAAAGGCCCCACTTATGGCTGAATCTCTAGAAATGCAAgaatgtgtgtgggggggggggcggggggggcacATGCACTGCTCAGCCTCTTTCATTCCCAATCCCTGAGGTACAGCACAGCAGAATGTATGCCTTTGGGGCACTTTTTTCAAGTCTATTTTGCATCAGGAGGAACTGTGCAGCACGTTCTAACACATTCCCTTATTCTATTTAATTGTTGATTTATCAGCCTTTCGGTGTCCTCAAGGGACCCCAAGGCAGCACATACAGtgctatataaaaataaatgctgTATGATGAAAACATTCTACGAATGAGTGGCTAAAATAACACAAAACTGCTATTGATTCTTAGATACTTGGATGGaagggagcccccaatggcacaatgcgttaaacccttgtgctggcaggacagcTGACCgacagggagagcgggtgagttccctctgtcagctccagttccccatgcggggacatgagagaagcctcccacaaggatggtaaaacatcaaatattcaggtgtcccctgggcaacgtccttgcagactgccaattctctaacaccagaagtgacttgcagtttctcaagttgctcctgacatggaaaaaaaaacctggatggGATACCAGGGTGGTTGAAAATACCAAATTGTACAGCTTGCAGGACCGGGAAACCAAGAGGACTAGGTTCTGGTAGTAGAAGTCATAGCTCAATGAGAAAACAAAGCAGAAAACCCGCTTTTTTCAGATGTAACCTGAAAAGAAAAGCAAGGTGATCCCCAATGGCCTGATTTGGGGTGGCTTCCAGAGGAGGTACGACATGGCTTTCAAGTGAGGCACAATGGCGGAAGGAGGGAGCATCCCCAGGCGCATGCGTGTGCAGAAGTCTGTCCATCGACCGACCTGCCAGCCAGGTGGCAGAACAAAATAATTGATGGCCTCCCTGCTGCCGATTCACAATGACTGAGGCCCGGCTATTCATTGAGGTAACTGGAGTAATAACACAATTCATTCCAGCCGTGGCCCTGCTCAAATGGATGGCTTTAATAATGGCTAATGTGGGAAGAGGAATGGGCCATTCAGGGTGACAGTGAGGCTGGATCAGGAGGAGGGCccagggagggtgggagggggatCTAGGGTCGTCCTTCCAGAAGAGCAACTTTCCCAAGCCAGACAGGaggaccatttctgctacctccTGGTAAGAGAAACCCatgcgctcctcctcctccttgcttctgttttagagaaagaaatatttttgtttaattaGAGCAGCCCAGGGGGACCAGCGCAGGCAGGCAAATTAAAGACAGGCATTAATATAAAGGGGAAGACAGCAAAAAACCCAACAATTACAAGATTGTTAAAGCTAACTAGAGGCAGGCCAGCCTTCTGGGAGAAGACTGCTTACATGCACACACAAGGGGTACACGTATACACGCACAGCCCTCTCCTTCTCTGAAACTTGAGCTCCACCCAAGCCTTCTGGTGGAGACCATGAAAGGAAGAGGAATGCTCTTGTCAATTGCTACAGAAAGGAATTGATAACCTTAATTTAAAAGCAAAGCAGCTTCTCCAGAGAGCCTCCTGCTGTGGCTGTGGGGTGCGCCTGCAGCTGCCTGGCCATTCAGGTGGGAGAAGGCAATTACAGAGCTGGAGCCCGGCCAGGGCAGCGGACAGCAGGTGCCCACTGTGGCTGCGGGCTGTCGGCAAAGCAGCCAGAGCCCCCCACCCAGGCCAGTGCCAAGTGTCCCAACACCACCAACAAGCAGCCAAGGCCAGGAGGGGCCTCTTGCATAGAGAGGCCAAGTCAGTCCCCTGGGGACTGTCCTTTGGTCTTGGCATACATGCTTGGCGAGTCTTCCTGTCATAAACAGAGACTCTTtggattgcagtgcccagaatcccCCGGTCAGGACATCGTTCCCATCTTCAGGCTCTCCTGTTTCActccatgtattttttttattgtgtcagaagcgaattgagaacatactgcaagtcacttctggtgtgagagaatcagccttctacagagatgttgctaaGGGAACACCCAAATGTATTacaatcctgtgggaggcttctcatttccctgcatggaagctggggctgacagacagtaGCTCACCTTGTCTTGCGGATTCGATAAgctgaccttcagatcttcagatcagcaagtcagctggcacaagggtttaacccattgcgccaccgtggctccttACTCCACATATGCCTAACCTGGAACTGCAGTTGTCACCTAGCCCTTTGAGGCCTCCGCTCCCTTTGGCTGGCCAGCAGcagagaaaaagggagagagattGAGAAAGAGAGGGAGCGGGGCAGGTGGGTGCTCTCCTTGGCCCATCCATCTCTCTCCCTTTCGCCCGGGAGGCTTGGATGATTGCTCTTGTCCCGGGTATGTACCAGCTTAATATGGGAAATGAGACCAagggatttattgcagcagctgctgcccCCTTGATCTTTCATTTTTTgatattaaaatatgtttaattCATTGATGCAAAGAATAAAATGAGCAGCTAGAGAGGCCACTTCCCCTGCCGCTGCTCAGAGCCACGGTTGCAGCCACGGCGGGCCATCAAAGGCCAGGTCTCTCGCTTGACTACTGCAGACGTGGCCTGGGCTCTTCAGCCAAGGGGCTGATTTCCCAGGGGAAATCTCCCATTTGATTGGTCTCCCCCTCCCTCTTGCAACTGGATGCAATTGAGGGAATGAGTGTGAGTCAGTTTTCCCATTAAGAGGGTCTGCTGAGCTGGGGACAGTTTTGATTATTCCTCTCTCGTTCCACTTTTTCCCTGGGAAATCTCACCTTTCCCAGTAAGCAGaggcaaaagcaaagtgctgcaATCTGGCTGAGCAGGAACCCCattatctcctcctcctctggtgAGAACAACTGCAGACAACAGCATCTCATTGAACAGCCGCAGAGTCCTAGCTGGAAGGGACCTTGTGTTGCACCAGTCGGGCTCCAGCGGAAACGTGTCCAGCAGCCTGCAGAGAGCAGTCTTTCTGA from Anolis carolinensis isolate JA03-04 unplaced genomic scaffold, rAnoCar3.1.pri scaffold_12, whole genome shotgun sequence encodes the following:
- the LOC134294043 gene encoding uncharacterized protein LOC134294043 yields the protein MSMQFQDDTDGIPPSEAESRNERPQRIKHPSAKMLAHLIDEKELLHVRLGSAWERITTLMDRIESLGITRVPSILQTDLEETFGIWRGLVSKIVQVLERINAKDSELEIVSVLADTNEKENKVRAILDALEFSSPSVNLRSEPKGNQSSLSSHETNLLKSPAVALSLKSNRFSQVSKLRECASSKHSHSSKSSAAGSAISSLAALHIKEAARLELKSKVAGAEADAKAADLTLPFKEEEQRLQIEQARRQSEMQMDQAQRQGEIEMLRIRMDATAKKVRAETLAKALIEPLTEENVSQLPKQDPSSKVLVHLNSLNSQFSDEEQEDFSPYPEQGPKVTFEFPAEQSVIAGSSPLLELPVPPAKSLGQSIRASRPSASWPLQTAAQGATDSSVVDVIPPRGQRLTQGARWESTPQQQTPQLFPSTPESQLVSIIRSPRRDLKDKGVEKFSDKPEEFLLWKATFQRAIRDLKLLPEEELTLLAAWLGPASSSQVKKIYAAHVADPDKALEKAWARLQQRYGASTEIEASLMDKLQRFPALKLKDFKLLWDLSDLLTELESAKENPELPGLKCLDQHLSQRQILTKLPFTLQERWGQEVFNYKEAHSQAYPPFSHLVQFITRAARERNDPQTGLPTLYQGTQPEKAPKVEKKPSREAKRPVSVKAVETQHRANEPRSEVKELLCPIHQKPHSLANCREFSRKSYKERQQLVQKQGICFRCCGATPHFASNCKENVKCEKCNSLKHCTAMHNSSVISHPKGNVSPKEKSAVEDTDKPVVPEMQVEVSAVACTELCSDSHQYRVCHPICLADVYPAKSPWLRKRLYVALDSQSDASLATPEFFRMFDLKAKMVDYTMTTCAGKKKLQGRIASGFVVSSCDQKRLFELPDLIECSSIPRNKKQIVTREVVEAHPHLRRLKNAIPAFRPDVDIALLLGADCPNLFYVNDQVKGPPGAPIAQLLPLGWTVTGPVCINKMHPPSSLDSNQAQVLKGGRPTLVRSCLSHISVYCQAITPEYSSIFKVSERDEATALSKDEQRFSDIMNAQVSRSAEVKACKSTTEIKMGQRSCLEPHRFERFSEWHSLLRAVARLIHRLACKDSEPLQVQDMIKAKSVIFKSVQRSAFKQEIARLEQGLNIPNQSLLNELNPFLDKEGILRVGGRLAKAKLKACIKNPIIIPPNSHTALLLVRHHHERIHHQGRTLTEAALRNEGLWVVNAKRLVNSCIFKCVKCRRLRRNCQSQLMAELPQDRTLTDPPFSHVGIDVFGPWEVVTRKTRGGVVNNKRWAVLFTCLVIRAVHIEVIEGMDTSSFLNALKRFIALRGPIKSIRSDCGTNFVGATKELNCVSRFGRDPKVQNFTNTEQIMWTFNVPHASHMGGVWERMIGISRKILNAMFLSHRSLTHDVLVTLMAEVTAIINNRPLVPLTSDPENLQPLTPALILTQKVPGWKDVMLPVPDGTHRALWKQVQSLANHFWKRWKAEYLSQLQARRIWQSPQDNIEVNNVVLLKDKDLPRHAWPMGIVLKTFPCPDGKVRKVQLKTCNRGKVSILDRPISDLVLLIGDV